TTGAAATCGGGTCAAGTGCTGAAGCTGGTTCATCTAAAAGCAAGACTTCTGGCTGCATGGAAATAGCTCTAGCAATACACAAACGTTGCTGTTGACCACCTGAAAGCGATAATGCGCTTTTACCAAGATCGTCTTTTACTTCATCCCAAAGCGCTGCTCCACGCAAGCTTTTTTCAACGCGTTCCATTAGATCGGTTTTACTTTTCATGCCGTGACGTTTTAAACCAAATGCAATATTTTCATAAATCGATTTCGAAAATGGATTTGGTTTTTGAAAAACCATCCCAATTTCTTTACGGACATTATATAAATCGATGTGCTTGCTATTGATGTCAACGCCTTTATATAGAATTTCACCGCTCATCTTACAACCATCAATTTCATCATTCATCCGATTTAGTGCGCGTAAGTAAGTAGATTTTCCACAACCAGAAGGGCCAATTAATGCCGTCACCTGATTCACAGGAAAACCTAAACTAACACCTTTAATCGCCTGATTTTCGCCGTAATAAACGTGTAAATCATTCGTTTTCATCATATAAAAATGATTTTCAACAACTTGTGGTCTATCTTCTTCACGTTGAACTAGATCTAATGGTATCCTTTTCGTTATCATCATCACGCAAAACTCCTTTTCTTTCTATGTTGATGAGGTCAATTTTTTAAATACAAATTTGCCAAGTAAGCGGGCCGAAATATTGAATAATAGCACTGAAATAATAAGGACTGCTGAAGTTCCATCTGAAACGGCTCCGGCATCTGGCATAATTCCTTCTCCATTTATTTTCCAAATGTGTACGGCAAGTGTTTCTGCTGGCCTGAAAATATTGAGT
This DNA window, taken from Listeria sp. PSOL-1, encodes the following:
- the pstB gene encoding phosphate ABC transporter ATP-binding protein PstB, producing MMKTNDLHVYYGENQAIKGVSLGFPVNQVTALIGPSGCGKSTYLRALNRMNDEIDGCKMSGEILYKGVDINSKHIDLYNVRKEIGMVFQKPNPFSKSIYENIAFGLKRHGMKSKTDLMERVEKSLRGAALWDEVKDDLGKSALSLSGGQQQRLCIARAISMQPEVLLLDEPASALDPISTSKIEDLINELKKKYTIVIVTHNMQQAARISDYTAFFYLGEVIEFARTKELFTAPKEKRTEDYISGNFG